AGGCGGAAGCCGCCTCCGGACACTGAGAGTTCCATAATGGCCTTGAGCCTTTTTATGGATTCTTTGCCCATTCCGGATATCCGCGGAACGAGCAGATAGGCATAGGCCTGCTCGCCGGCCCTTCCAACCCTGCCTCTGAGCTGATACAAGTCGGCAAGCCCAAGCATGTCAGCCCGGTTTATAATCGTGGTGTTTGCCGAAGGGATATCTATACCGGATTCTATTATGGTGGTGCACATAAGGCAGTCAATCTCTCCCCTTACAAACCGGATCATTATCTCCTCCAGTTCACAGGGATTCATTTGCCCGTGGATGACCTCTGTCCTGGCTTCAGGGGCCAGGCGCCGGATATGCTCTGCCAGCCTGTACAGGCCTTTTATCCGGTTATGGACGAAAAATATCTGGCCGCCGCGGCTCATCTCCCGCTCTATGGCCTCTTTTATTAACAAATCATCAAACTCGGCCACGAATGTCTTGACGGGCATGCGATTCCTGGGAGGGGTATTGATTACTGAAAGATCCCGGATTCCCAGAAGAGAGAGCTGAAGAGTCCTTGGGATTGGTGTTGCGGTGAGTGTAAGGCAATCAACAGTCTGCCTGAATCTTTTTAACCGCTCCTTGTGCTGAACCCCGAAACGGTGTTCCTCATCCACGATCAGCAACCCCAGGTCCTTGAATTTCACGTCCGGCTGCAGCAACCGGTGTGTGCCTATGATTATGTCAATCCGGCCCTCACTGATCCCTGCAAGGATCTCTCTCTGTTTCTGTCTGGTCTTGAGCCTGCTGAGGGCCTCTATAGTAACGGGATATCTCTGAAACCTGTGGATGAATGTCCGCTCGTGCTGCTCTGCCAGGATGGTCGTAGGTACCAGTACTGCCACCTGTTTCCCGTCTTCAACAGCCTTGAACACGGCCCTCATGGCGACTTCCGTCTTGCCGTAGCCAACGTCTCCGCACAGCAGGCGATCCATGGGCCTGGGCTCCTGCATGTCAGAAAGCACCTCTTCTATTGAGGCAGCCTGGTCCCGGGTCTCTTCATAGGAAAATGAGGCCTCAAACTGTCGGAACATGGCATCGGGAGGTGAAAAATCAAAGCCCTTGCTTACCTTTCTTTTGGCATAGAGGTCAACCAGTTCGTGGGCGATTTTATAAATATTTTTTCTGACCTTCCGTTTTGTAAGCTGCCAACTTGAACTTCCCAGCCTGTCAAGCCGGAGAGCACGACCTTCTATTCCTATATATTTCTGCACCAGTCCCATGCGGTCTACCGGCAGATAGAGTTTATCCCCGCCGCGGTATTCGAGGAGAAGGAATTCCCCGGGAATTCCGCCGGCCTCCAGCCTGGCAAGGCCCTTGTAGAGCCCTATGCCATGGTCCCTGTGCACAACCGGTTGACCTGGCCTCAGGTCCTCAAAGGTCAGATCACCTGCGGCTGTTTTCTCTCTTTCGACCCTTCTGTTCCGTCTGGCCCGTGCGCCTAACAGCTCTTCTTCCGTAATGACCAGGTAAGCCTCACCGGGAAGGGCAAACCCTGAAGAAAGTTGACCGGTACAGATCACAAGCCCGGGCTCTTCCGGATCATTGTTTAAAGGTGCCTGGATTACGGGTGGAGTGACCTCATCGCCGATAAGCCCGTGATAGCCAAAGAGCTCCACCATTCTTTCGCCATGACGTCTGCCAGGCACTACCAGAACAACCCTGTCTCCTGCCTCAATCCAGTCTTTAAGCCGGTCAATCACCGGGCCGAGGAGATCGGTCCCCCTTTTTGCTTTTTCAGGTATCAAGGTCAGGTCTGTCTTGCTCGATTTTATCTCCAGTTCCTGAATGTCAAGGGCCGGCAGGTTGAAGGAAAGCCCTTTGAATTTGGCGCTCGAGGAATTTGATGGCGATCCGTACAAATTGATGTCCTGAAACAGCCAGCACGTATGATTACCCATCTGCCTTGAAAGCTGCACCGGGTCAGATAATAGAGATTTCAGGGAAGAAAAGACCCTGTGCTCGTTAAGGGCTGATTTGTAAGCCTGCTCGGCCCCTTTCCAGTGATCCTCCAGCGCCTTTTCGACCTCTTCGGGCCTGTCAATCAGTATAGGGGTCTGTTGGGGAATATAGTCCAGGACCGAGGCGGGTTTTGTATAAAAAAGCGGCAGCAGTGCCTCATGTCCCTCTACAAGCCTTCTGGCCTCCAGTTGTTGCAGGATTTCATTGATCCTCCGGGCAGGAAGATTATACCTGGTTGCCCGCTCAACCAATTTTTCCTGGGCCGATTCAAGTATGGATTGGGAAAATACAAGCTCATTGGCCGGAAGTATAACCAGTTCGTCCAGATCTTCGGTCGACCGCTGGGTGAGCGGATCAAAGAGGCGCATCTCTTCCACAAAGTCGCCGAAAAAATCCACTCTTACAGGAAGGGTTGTCAAAGGCGGAAAGATGTCAAGCAGGCCGCCCCTTGTACT
This genomic window from Deltaproteobacteria bacterium contains:
- the mfd gene encoding transcription-repair coupling factor, with the protein product MTSAKNSNKLGMNSERILLKLGESIRKPGGVLALTGLMGTSRAWLIARLLKSVNQPVLWITSHQKEAEQVVSDLSFFTDLPVLLYPCHDSLPFVPLLPSTETNSQRISTLYRLATEKGPAVAVAPVQALAELTIPPQILLGHVEYLQTGEEVDREKLLKWLIDSGYEHCATVRSRGEFSTRGGLLDIFPPLTTLPVRVDFFGDFVEEMRLFDPLTQRSTEDLDELVILPANELVFSQSILESAQEKLVERATRYNLPARRINEILQQLEARRLVEGHEALLPLFYTKPASVLDYIPQQTPILIDRPEEVEKALEDHWKGAEQAYKSALNEHRVFSSLKSLLSDPVQLSRQMGNHTCWLFQDINLYGSPSNSSSAKFKGLSFNLPALDIQELEIKSSKTDLTLIPEKAKRGTDLLGPVIDRLKDWIEAGDRVVLVVPGRRHGERMVELFGYHGLIGDEVTPPVIQAPLNNDPEEPGLVICTGQLSSGFALPGEAYLVITEEELLGARARRNRRVEREKTAAGDLTFEDLRPGQPVVHRDHGIGLYKGLARLEAGGIPGEFLLLEYRGGDKLYLPVDRMGLVQKYIGIEGRALRLDRLGSSSWQLTKRKVRKNIYKIAHELVDLYAKRKVSKGFDFSPPDAMFRQFEASFSYEETRDQAASIEEVLSDMQEPRPMDRLLCGDVGYGKTEVAMRAVFKAVEDGKQVAVLVPTTILAEQHERTFIHRFQRYPVTIEALSRLKTRQKQREILAGISEGRIDIIIGTHRLLQPDVKFKDLGLLIVDEEHRFGVQHKERLKRFRQTVDCLTLTATPIPRTLQLSLLGIRDLSVINTPPRNRMPVKTFVAEFDDLLIKEAIEREMSRGGQIFFVHNRIKGLYRLAEHIRRLAPEARTEVIHGQMNPCELEEIMIRFVRGEIDCLMCTTIIESGIDIPSANTTIINRADMLGLADLYQLRGRVGRAGEQAYAYLLVPRISGMGKESIKRLKAIMELSVSGGGFRLAMQDLQIRGAGNILGVSQSGNIADVGYELYLELLQNAVDELKGLPQRDEIDPEVNLGVPAFIPEEYVPDVEQRLLLYRRMARLKDKEEDADFSLELRDRFGPIPGEVASLLEVMEIKRILRLLNVIRLDRSFSNKKERIFLSLGPEGPPHPEKLIEAVQKDRRWRLLPDGRLIILPEPVEENGDSLACIRQTLQVLLKMATKE